In Streptomyces caniferus, one DNA window encodes the following:
- a CDS encoding ATP-binding protein, with protein sequence MTTKPDTPTGAAQLATPTTNLISAPDPADHTFAMRFTSTPRGARLARRLVAVRLDAWGMPYGTEPHEAIVLIVAELAANAVRHGHVPGRDFHLRLCHEERSGAARVEVTDTRGERMPPRPAVAHPVPGVTESGRGLLLVAHLAARWDWHLRPDGPGKTVWAEYVLPGTGTGAARFVPGDL encoded by the coding sequence ATGACGACCAAGCCCGACACCCCCACCGGCGCTGCCCAACTCGCCACGCCCACCACCAACTTGATCAGCGCCCCGGACCCGGCGGACCACACCTTCGCGATGCGCTTCACCTCCACACCCCGTGGGGCCCGTCTCGCCCGCCGGCTGGTGGCCGTCCGCCTGGATGCATGGGGGATGCCCTACGGCACCGAGCCCCACGAAGCGATCGTGCTGATCGTCGCCGAGCTGGCCGCGAACGCCGTGCGGCACGGCCATGTCCCAGGCCGGGATTTCCACCTCCGTCTGTGCCACGAGGAACGGTCCGGGGCCGCCCGTGTGGAAGTCACCGACACCCGCGGCGAGCGCATGCCGCCCCGACCGGCCGTCGCCCACCCGGTCCCAGGCGTTACCGAGAGCGGTCGAGGGCTCCTCCTGGTCGCCCATCTCGCCGCCCGCTGGGACTGGCACCTACGGCCCGACGGCCCCGGCAAGACCGTTTGGGCGGAGTACGTGCTGCCGGGCACGGGCACGGGCGCAGCGCGCTTCGTCCCCGGTGATCTGTGA
- a CDS encoding helix-turn-helix domain-containing protein, translated as MTERAGTAAGAESPSGGDGGAVVNLGDGWECDDGAGRRPEDEAGRGIVTAFGQTMKTLRLRKGMEREEFGRRLGYSASTIASFEQGRRIPSPQTIDRADEVLDADGLLCLWKEQVERAQYPVFFQGMAALEKACLELLMYDTHVVNGLLQTEEYMRALLAMRRPPLGQETIEQRVAARLVRQDIFDRCPAPLLGFVMDESVLRHLYGGKDVLRGQLEQLLLIGQKRNVEIQVMPIDCEDNAGVNGPFTVVTRKDSKKFVYAETHATSTLETDPEQAVLAAARYGIIRSQALSPRESLRFIEGLLGSL; from the coding sequence ATGACGGAGCGTGCGGGTACGGCGGCGGGGGCGGAGTCCCCTTCGGGCGGTGACGGCGGAGCGGTCGTGAACCTCGGGGACGGATGGGAGTGCGACGACGGTGCCGGGCGGCGCCCCGAGGACGAGGCCGGACGGGGCATCGTCACGGCATTCGGGCAGACCATGAAGACACTGCGCCTGCGGAAGGGGATGGAGCGCGAGGAGTTCGGGAGACGGCTCGGGTACTCGGCCTCCACGATCGCCTCGTTCGAGCAGGGGCGGAGGATTCCGTCACCCCAGACCATCGACCGGGCGGACGAGGTGCTGGACGCCGACGGGCTGCTGTGCCTGTGGAAGGAGCAGGTGGAGCGGGCGCAGTATCCGGTGTTCTTCCAGGGGATGGCGGCGTTGGAGAAGGCGTGCCTTGAGCTGCTCATGTACGACACGCATGTCGTCAACGGACTGCTGCAGACCGAGGAGTACATGAGGGCCCTGCTCGCCATGCGGCGTCCGCCTCTGGGCCAGGAAACGATCGAGCAGCGGGTGGCCGCCCGGCTGGTTCGGCAGGACATCTTCGACCGGTGCCCCGCGCCGCTACTGGGTTTCGTCATGGACGAGTCGGTGTTGCGGCACTTGTACGGCGGCAAGGACGTGCTGCGGGGACAGTTGGAGCAACTTCTGCTGATCGGCCAGAAGCGGAACGTCGAGATCCAGGTCATGCCGATCGACTGCGAGGACAACGCGGGCGTGAACGGACCGTTCACGGTCGTCACGCGGAAGGACAGCAAGAAGTTCGTATACGCCGAGACTCACGCAACCAGCACTCTTGAGACCGACCCAGAACAGGCGGTTCTCGCCGCCGCCCGCTATGGGATTATTCGATCGCAGGCACTCTCTCCACGGGAGTCACTCAGGTTCATCGAAGGGTTACTGGGATCGCTATGA
- a CDS encoding DUF397 domain-containing protein: MNNAESSTTASGLAWFKSSYSGTEGGQCVEVAAGNAVVHVRDSKDVAGPVLTVSREAWAGFVRLASSGRLV, from the coding sequence ATGAACAACGCTGAGTCCTCGACCACCGCATCCGGCCTCGCCTGGTTCAAGAGCAGCTACAGCGGAACTGAGGGCGGCCAGTGTGTAGAGGTCGCGGCCGGTAACGCCGTTGTGCACGTCCGGGACTCCAAAGACGTCGCCGGGCCCGTCCTCACGGTGTCGCGTGAGGCGTGGGCGGGTTTCGTCAGGTTGGCCTCGTCGGGACGGCTCGTCTGA
- a CDS encoding Eco57I restriction-modification methylase domain-containing protein, translated as MKFDALINEGEYFPSFYLDEILPKQLKTGRLKEWAAEERQGRPTPRQGLRDLTGPYLDVRITVGGEAEKFNPLPDPEAVAAQQTATEKLKSRSGSEEPPVFQPEAAQRTYGDSPEETWRANLHAWHVRVLTALGFTPRPGHLTVHGAAGSAAVPVAHSEPGIAVLTGGFADDVAGARGDGSANRLAVPVRVASGKTLTTVTDLAAWLLAADNAPRYLLLLFGGVMVLADREHYARGRHLAVTLEVALPRKGIKGATAGELDVIAALFGAPSLRPTQDGGDDDIARLVAESRDHSVGVTSDLREGLKKSVQLIANEVLDLAGKKGVRPDDLPEWLPDALAEPGALPDLLTNESLRYLYRILFLLYAEARPELDILPMKSEEYVQGYSVARLRELAVQEKLSSTSRDRHHFHDSLDLLFKKVFTGHPVADTITSRDAVQRTDRAARDTETPQLSEDDGYEGVRIEALKSRLFDPASIKLVDQTITHPDDIAPDGTVSATARRLDLRLRNKVLHQVLRNLTVVEGRGRGGRGGFISYANLSINHLGAVYEGLMSYTGFIADEPLYEVAKGGDPSGGSWLIRASQVGSGRYPDGPNDSVFVKTELNPETNERVPLPHKVDSYVYRLAGRDRQTSASYYTPESLTQATVEQTLRFRLDEKGEVDPKEPEKAWVNAPDVLRWRVCEPALGSGAFLNEAVNQLAELYLRLAQRERGVEIDPEDYQRELQKVKAYIALHNAYGVDLNETAVELAEISLWLNTMHRGMKAPWYGLHLHRGNSLVGAARKVYPGNSLSKGGWLTTKAPQRPRHVPLGEKLKAREVHQFLLPAMGWGSIGEKVSLRTLKKGTPEETVKAVVDGDVVDWLEPELVDAMRKWRSAMRRNPKGDPKRAAPKKKVAPTAEKLAEEDARLGQGAFDFGLEIWEQPSLGVAAGDGGVDGGSGVSRGDRGGRGSTRAVASAEGDTEPGEKTQTGRLIKLARRVEYLWDLVVMRLTLSEREISRHVDVWGAAIPRDGQEPGPGGGRDGHAPMDRDAVLEALHRKGTPYWRLKQLMDAWCALWFWPLEQVGLLDGSDEFWYRPNGEDRTTLRKDDPRRTVPLRSLDDWIEFAEAVVGRVDVDTGEGQQASLLSFDGVKSLDELDDKEQELDQKMIETLAWSRPADLGDTFPWYETVGRIAKERGFFHWELDFAHVFAEGGFDLMVGNPPWVRQEWDENGVLAEIEPWFVLGGKAAEAGREENVAELLCKPEHRSFYLGELGTVAGVSEFLSSVDTYPELVGTRPDMYRAFMLLGWRATGERGVAGLIHPSTHLTGAKEAALRGAAYRHLRFHADFTNELLIFANPVGNSSHFSVNVYGKEQDICFQHMSWLLHPSVLVKSFRHAGEGPLPAVKDRGKWDLRPHRDRIVTVDRARLAEWRELASEENPPPVEQAKLLYPVTRAEEAAIVVLGRWTHRLRSMNPRISGGFNEKTDRTAGYFAWTPGSVDSWQDVILQGPLISIATPYHKQPPEGGSKSMRDYEPWGHLDLAVDAAPRTNYRPAGARSRFADAQDRWVDHNRLAQLWGDPEAVATAKAAAMAANPELEDEDLDRVVDALLRAASVRPYSEFYRVAWRRQIASNTERSLFAALVPPGPVHVDLVNSMSLGSTTDTALAAGFMAALPLDYYLRATGRNDLRIGEAKTLPAPTPSHPLAPALLLRTLRLNCQANAYAPLWEELYDPTWQQDTWAATTAWPEAAPPLTDGVARTWTRDTPLRTEFARRAALVEIDALVAVWLGISADELVAMYDARFPVLQQYEESMWFDAAGRRIAKAHQQYGYGQPKGAWKELSSAEGFPNEYKVPDGYTGPLHRAHRKDEMRAAHAEFTRRLRKAGWEPGDTQPPENTEN; from the coding sequence GTGAAGTTCGACGCGCTGATCAACGAGGGTGAGTACTTCCCGTCCTTCTACCTGGACGAGATCCTGCCCAAGCAGCTCAAGACGGGCCGTCTGAAGGAGTGGGCGGCCGAGGAACGGCAGGGGCGCCCGACGCCACGGCAGGGACTCCGGGACCTCACCGGGCCCTACCTCGACGTACGGATCACCGTGGGCGGCGAGGCCGAGAAGTTCAATCCCCTGCCCGACCCGGAGGCCGTCGCCGCCCAGCAGACGGCGACCGAGAAACTGAAGTCCCGCAGCGGCTCGGAGGAGCCGCCCGTCTTCCAGCCCGAGGCCGCGCAGCGCACGTACGGAGACAGCCCCGAGGAGACGTGGCGCGCGAACCTGCACGCCTGGCACGTCCGGGTCCTGACCGCCCTCGGCTTCACCCCCCGTCCCGGTCACCTCACCGTGCACGGCGCAGCCGGCTCTGCCGCGGTGCCCGTGGCCCATAGCGAGCCGGGTATCGCCGTACTGACCGGCGGCTTCGCCGACGATGTCGCCGGCGCGCGGGGTGACGGCTCAGCCAACCGTCTGGCCGTGCCCGTCCGTGTGGCCTCCGGCAAGACGCTCACCACGGTCACGGACCTCGCCGCCTGGCTGCTCGCCGCCGACAACGCGCCCCGCTATCTGCTGCTCCTGTTCGGCGGGGTCATGGTTCTCGCCGACCGGGAGCACTACGCGCGCGGTCGTCACCTGGCGGTCACCCTGGAGGTCGCCCTGCCCCGCAAGGGCATCAAGGGCGCGACCGCCGGCGAACTCGACGTGATCGCCGCCCTGTTCGGCGCGCCGTCCTTGCGTCCCACCCAGGACGGCGGGGACGACGACATCGCCCGCCTGGTGGCGGAGTCCCGCGACCACTCCGTGGGCGTGACCAGCGACCTGCGTGAGGGCCTGAAGAAGTCCGTCCAGCTGATCGCCAACGAGGTCCTGGACCTCGCGGGCAAGAAGGGCGTCAGGCCCGACGACCTCCCCGAGTGGCTCCCGGACGCGCTGGCGGAGCCCGGCGCACTCCCGGACCTTCTCACCAACGAGTCGCTGCGCTACCTCTACCGCATCCTCTTCCTGCTCTACGCGGAAGCCCGCCCCGAGCTGGACATCCTCCCGATGAAGAGCGAGGAGTACGTCCAGGGCTACAGCGTGGCCCGGCTGCGCGAACTGGCGGTCCAGGAGAAGCTGTCCAGCACCTCCCGCGACCGCCACCACTTCCACGACTCCCTGGACCTGCTGTTCAAGAAGGTCTTCACCGGCCACCCCGTGGCCGACACGATCACCTCCCGCGACGCCGTGCAGCGCACGGACCGCGCAGCGCGGGACACCGAGACGCCACAGCTGTCCGAGGACGACGGCTACGAGGGCGTACGCATCGAGGCCCTGAAGTCCCGGCTCTTCGACCCGGCCTCGATCAAGCTCGTCGACCAGACGATCACGCACCCCGACGACATCGCCCCCGACGGCACGGTCTCCGCCACGGCCCGCCGCCTGGACCTGCGCCTGCGCAACAAGGTCCTGCACCAGGTGCTGCGCAATCTGACCGTCGTCGAGGGCCGCGGACGCGGCGGACGCGGCGGCTTCATCTCGTACGCGAACCTCAGCATCAACCACCTCGGCGCGGTGTACGAGGGCCTGATGTCCTACACCGGTTTCATCGCCGACGAGCCGCTGTACGAGGTCGCCAAGGGAGGTGACCCCAGCGGTGGGTCCTGGCTGATCCGTGCCAGCCAGGTCGGCTCGGGACGCTACCCCGACGGCCCGAACGACAGCGTCTTCGTGAAGACGGAACTGAACCCGGAGACCAACGAGCGGGTGCCGCTGCCGCACAAGGTCGACTCGTACGTGTACCGCCTGGCAGGCCGCGACCGCCAGACCAGTGCCTCGTACTACACGCCGGAATCCCTCACTCAGGCCACGGTCGAGCAGACCCTGCGCTTCCGCCTCGACGAGAAGGGCGAGGTCGACCCCAAGGAGCCGGAGAAGGCGTGGGTGAACGCGCCGGATGTGCTGCGGTGGCGTGTGTGCGAACCGGCCCTGGGCTCCGGTGCGTTCCTCAACGAGGCCGTCAACCAGCTCGCCGAGCTGTACCTGCGGCTCGCCCAGCGCGAGCGAGGCGTCGAGATCGACCCCGAGGACTACCAGCGCGAGCTGCAGAAGGTGAAGGCGTACATCGCCCTGCACAACGCGTACGGTGTCGACCTCAACGAGACGGCCGTCGAACTCGCCGAGATCTCCCTGTGGTTGAACACCATGCACCGGGGCATGAAGGCGCCTTGGTACGGCCTGCACCTCCACCGGGGCAACTCCCTGGTCGGCGCGGCCCGGAAGGTGTACCCCGGCAACTCCCTGAGCAAGGGCGGCTGGCTGACCACGAAGGCACCGCAGCGCCCCCGGCACGTACCGCTCGGCGAGAAACTGAAGGCCCGTGAGGTGCACCAGTTCCTGCTGCCTGCGATGGGTTGGGGCTCGATCGGCGAGAAGGTGTCCCTGCGAACGCTGAAGAAGGGCACACCGGAGGAGACGGTGAAGGCCGTGGTTGACGGTGATGTCGTCGACTGGCTGGAGCCCGAACTGGTCGACGCGATGCGCAAGTGGCGCTCGGCGATGCGGCGCAACCCGAAGGGGGACCCCAAGCGGGCGGCGCCGAAGAAGAAGGTGGCGCCGACCGCGGAGAAGCTGGCGGAGGAGGACGCCCGGCTGGGGCAGGGGGCGTTCGATTTCGGGCTGGAGATCTGGGAACAGCCGTCGTTGGGGGTTGCCGCGGGGGACGGCGGCGTTGATGGTGGCAGTGGCGTCAGTCGTGGCGACCGTGGTGGTCGGGGCTCGACGAGGGCCGTGGCTTCGGCAGAGGGCGACACGGAACCCGGGGAGAAGACCCAGACCGGGCGCCTGATCAAGCTCGCCCGACGGGTCGAGTATCTGTGGGACCTGGTCGTGATGCGGCTGACGCTCTCCGAGCGGGAGATCTCACGGCATGTGGATGTCTGGGGCGCGGCGATTCCGCGGGACGGGCAGGAACCGGGGCCGGGCGGCGGCCGTGACGGCCATGCGCCGATGGACCGGGACGCCGTCCTGGAGGCTCTCCACCGCAAGGGCACTCCGTATTGGCGGCTCAAGCAGCTCATGGACGCCTGGTGCGCGCTGTGGTTCTGGCCGCTGGAGCAGGTCGGGTTGCTCGACGGTTCCGATGAGTTCTGGTACCGGCCGAACGGGGAGGACCGCACCACGCTGAGGAAGGACGACCCCAGGCGTACGGTCCCGCTCCGCTCCCTGGACGACTGGATCGAATTCGCGGAAGCCGTGGTCGGCCGGGTCGACGTGGACACGGGGGAGGGGCAGCAGGCCTCGCTCCTGTCCTTCGACGGCGTCAAGAGTCTGGACGAGCTGGACGACAAGGAGCAGGAACTCGACCAGAAGATGATCGAGACGCTGGCCTGGTCCAGGCCGGCGGATCTCGGGGACACGTTCCCCTGGTACGAGACCGTGGGGCGGATCGCCAAGGAACGGGGCTTCTTCCACTGGGAGTTGGACTTCGCGCATGTTTTTGCGGAGGGCGGCTTCGATCTGATGGTGGGGAATCCGCCGTGGGTCCGGCAGGAGTGGGACGAGAATGGCGTCCTTGCGGAGATCGAGCCGTGGTTCGTGCTGGGTGGGAAGGCTGCCGAGGCCGGCCGGGAAGAGAACGTGGCCGAGCTGCTGTGCAAACCTGAGCATCGGTCGTTCTATCTGGGTGAGCTGGGGACCGTCGCAGGTGTTTCGGAGTTCCTGTCGTCGGTGGATACGTATCCGGAGCTGGTGGGGACGCGGCCGGATATGTATCGGGCGTTCATGTTGCTGGGGTGGAGGGCTACCGGTGAGCGGGGCGTGGCGGGGCTGATTCATCCGTCGACGCATTTGACGGGGGCGAAGGAGGCGGCGCTGCGCGGAGCCGCCTACCGACACCTGCGCTTCCACGCGGACTTCACCAATGAGCTACTCATCTTCGCCAACCCGGTGGGTAACAGCAGTCACTTCAGTGTCAATGTGTATGGCAAGGAGCAGGACATCTGCTTCCAGCACATGAGTTGGCTGCTCCACCCGAGTGTGCTGGTCAAGTCCTTCCGCCATGCCGGAGAGGGGCCCTTGCCGGCCGTTAAGGACAGAGGAAAGTGGGACTTGCGTCCGCATCGGGACCGGATCGTTACGGTGGACCGCGCACGCCTGGCCGAGTGGCGTGAACTGGCGAGTGAGGAGAATCCGCCGCCGGTCGAGCAGGCCAAGCTCCTCTACCCCGTGACACGGGCCGAGGAGGCGGCGATCGTGGTGCTCGGTAGGTGGACCCATCGACTCCGCTCGATGAATCCGCGGATCAGTGGCGGCTTCAACGAGAAGACGGACCGTACGGCGGGTTACTTCGCCTGGACGCCCGGCTCTGTCGACAGCTGGCAGGACGTCATCCTCCAAGGGCCGCTGATCAGCATTGCCACTCCCTACCACAAGCAGCCGCCCGAAGGCGGGTCGAAGAGCATGCGCGATTACGAGCCTTGGGGCCACCTGGATCTCGCGGTAGATGCGGCACCGCGCACGAACTACCGCCCCGCAGGCGCCCGCTCAAGATTCGCTGACGCGCAGGACCGCTGGGTGGACCACAACAGGCTCGCGCAGCTCTGGGGCGATCCGGAGGCGGTCGCGACTGCGAAGGCTGCTGCTATGGCGGCCAATCCTGAGCTGGAGGACGAAGACCTGGACAGGGTTGTCGATGCGCTTCTGCGGGCTGCGAGTGTGCGGCCATACTCTGAGTTCTACCGGGTGGCATGGCGCAGGCAGATCGCCTCCAACACAGAGCGCAGTCTGTTCGCGGCTCTTGTCCCGCCCGGGCCCGTCCACGTCGACCTGGTGAATTCCATGTCGTTGGGCAGTACCACCGACACCGCGCTGGCGGCCGGTTTCATGGCCGCGCTGCCCTTGGACTACTACCTGCGCGCCACAGGCCGTAACGACCTCCGTATTGGCGAGGCCAAAACCCTCCCCGCTCCCACGCCAAGCCACCCACTCGCCCCGGCCCTCCTCCTCCGCACCCTCCGCCTCAACTGTCAGGCCAACGCCTACGCCCCCCTCTGGGAAGAGCTCTACGACCCCACCTGGCAGCAAGACACCTGGGCCGCAACTACCGCCTGGCCCGAAGCCGCACCCCCGCTCACCGACGGCGTAGCCCGAACCTGGACCCGCGACACCCCCCTCCGCACGGAGTTCGCCCGACGTGCGGCCCTCGTCGAGATCGACGCCCTGGTCGCTGTCTGGCTTGGTATTAGCGCGGACGAGCTGGTGGCCATGTACGACGCCAGGTTCCCCGTGCTCCAGCAGTACGAGGAGAGCATGTGGTTCGACGCGGCAGGCCGCCGTATCGCGAAGGCACATCAGCAGTACGGATACGGTCAGCCCAAGGGGGCCTGGAAGGAACTGAGTTCAGCGGAGGGCTTTCCGAACGAGTACAAGGTCCCAGACGGCTACACCGGCCCCCTCCACCGGGCTCACCGCAAGGACGAGATGAGAGCCGCCCACGCCGAGTTCACCCGTCGCCTGCGCAAGGCCGGCTGGGAGCCCGGTGATACACAGCCCCCAGAAAACACCGAGAACTGA
- a CDS encoding DEAD/DEAH box helicase, which yields MPDAVPGSSSEAPPAAQATAAEGPPPAGTVIEVRDEEWMVRNSKRLPSGEFLIEAVGASDLVRGQEARFLAPTMDELRILRPEDTRLIADGSPHFRRSRLFLEAVLRKTALPQRERRLALTDGFLLDRMDYQLRPAAKALANPLRPRLLIGDVVGLGKTLEIGALLGELIRRGRGERILVVTPAPVLEQFQHEMWTRFSLPLVRLDSAGIARIERKIPAGRNPFTYYKRVIVSMDTLKNPKRYRPWLENLRWDAVVIDESHNLINQGSERRALADLLAEQTDALILASATPHNGNMPAFTGLIRLLDPMAVKDPQHPKPAELEHLMLRRTKVSTEVADQLKGHWAPRGGSHPVRCQANSLEEEVFQELADHWLKRPDQQAGAEDRLFPYVLLKSFLSSHRALFVTVRERLVKTGHVLPERHKITDEPPSEVEARTPESASLLRLLELARAIDRAAAGDGGLTATSKLAGLVEELRRIGVKAGSPTRAVVFSERRETLDWLGEVLPPLLGWTVKEDAKAAVKVLHSTGVSDRVQMEYVDEFARAGGDVRLLLTGDGASEGVNLHRQCHHLIHWDLPWSLIRVEQRNGRIDRYGQTRPPEFRAMVLESAVDGALDDTDIAEKVLAREERVHAILGAVEAATKVNDGALEEKRVMEALFKGEAPQQAVDDLQIVSLDDSAAPVDLPLAQQLNAEFGAEGDPYDDSTTFGFDEDYEADAGFDFDDAPDETDFPDATAADEARAAPAADGGHTPLRVVEELRLFTDRRDYVLAGLEELADLEPFRLDTTVNGTDLSFDTPEDLADRLDVLPPGYLRDHGITRRVKLTFSREDAADSLRRAREDLDSPSLWPDAHYVGELHPVLEWITDKVLVQLGRQQAPVIQVNRSARVPEPVLLTQGVWSNQDGRPTVVTWLAVDRLDRDGEEPRVRELTRPLLAELGLRPDMPDHFAQGDPAALQHHVPAAVAATRREMDRLRAEAEKHIDRPLREYETEVGRWLEQPLPGFSGGRTARERAAENLEKAATRLRTTGDPMIRVLAALEPSS from the coding sequence ATGCCCGACGCAGTGCCCGGCAGCAGCTCCGAGGCCCCGCCCGCCGCCCAGGCCACGGCGGCAGAGGGGCCTCCGCCGGCCGGCACGGTGATCGAGGTGCGTGACGAGGAGTGGATGGTCCGCAACAGCAAGCGACTGCCGTCCGGCGAGTTCCTCATCGAGGCGGTCGGCGCATCCGACCTGGTGCGCGGCCAGGAGGCCCGGTTCCTGGCGCCCACGATGGACGAGCTCCGCATCCTGCGCCCCGAGGACACCCGGCTCATCGCCGACGGCTCGCCGCATTTCCGGCGCAGCCGCCTCTTCCTGGAGGCCGTGCTGCGCAAGACGGCGCTGCCTCAGCGGGAGCGGCGCCTCGCGCTGACCGACGGATTTCTGCTCGACCGCATGGACTACCAGCTGCGGCCCGCCGCCAAGGCACTGGCGAATCCGCTGCGGCCCCGGCTGCTGATCGGCGATGTGGTCGGTCTCGGCAAGACCCTGGAGATCGGGGCGCTGCTCGGCGAGCTGATCCGGCGCGGCCGCGGCGAGCGCATCCTGGTCGTCACACCCGCGCCCGTCCTCGAACAGTTCCAGCACGAGATGTGGACGCGCTTCTCCCTGCCGCTGGTCCGGCTCGACAGCGCGGGCATCGCCCGCATCGAGCGGAAGATCCCGGCGGGCCGCAATCCGTTCACGTACTACAAGCGCGTGATCGTCTCCATGGACACGCTCAAGAACCCCAAGCGCTACCGTCCATGGCTGGAGAACCTCCGCTGGGACGCCGTGGTCATCGACGAGTCCCACAACCTCATCAACCAGGGCAGCGAGCGCCGCGCCCTGGCCGACCTGCTCGCTGAACAGACGGACGCGCTGATCCTGGCGAGCGCGACCCCGCACAACGGCAACATGCCCGCCTTCACCGGCCTGATCCGCCTCCTCGACCCCATGGCGGTCAAGGACCCGCAACACCCGAAGCCGGCGGAGCTGGAACACCTGATGCTGCGCCGGACCAAGGTCAGCACCGAGGTGGCGGACCAGCTCAAGGGACACTGGGCGCCGCGCGGTGGTTCCCACCCGGTGCGCTGCCAGGCCAACTCGCTGGAGGAGGAGGTCTTCCAGGAGCTCGCCGACCACTGGCTGAAGCGGCCGGACCAGCAGGCCGGCGCGGAGGACCGTCTCTTTCCCTACGTCCTGCTCAAGTCCTTCCTGTCCTCGCACCGCGCGCTGTTCGTCACGGTGCGCGAGCGGCTTGTCAAGACCGGACATGTCCTCCCCGAGCGGCACAAGATCACTGACGAACCGCCGTCCGAGGTCGAGGCGCGCACACCCGAGTCGGCGTCCCTCCTGCGTCTGTTGGAGCTGGCCCGCGCCATCGACCGGGCGGCCGCCGGAGACGGCGGGCTGACCGCCACCTCCAAGCTGGCGGGCCTGGTCGAGGAGCTGCGCCGCATCGGAGTGAAGGCGGGCAGCCCCACGCGTGCGGTCGTTTTCTCCGAACGCCGCGAAACCCTTGACTGGCTGGGCGAGGTGCTCCCGCCGCTGCTCGGCTGGACGGTGAAGGAGGACGCCAAGGCCGCGGTCAAGGTCCTGCACAGCACCGGTGTCTCGGACCGGGTCCAGATGGAGTACGTCGACGAGTTCGCCCGTGCGGGCGGCGACGTACGGCTGCTGCTCACCGGCGACGGCGCCTCCGAGGGGGTCAACCTGCACCGCCAGTGCCACCACCTGATCCACTGGGACCTGCCGTGGAGCCTGATCAGGGTCGAGCAGCGCAACGGTCGCATCGACCGCTACGGGCAGACCCGGCCGCCCGAGTTCCGCGCCATGGTCCTGGAGTCGGCGGTGGACGGGGCGCTGGACGACACGGATATCGCCGAGAAGGTCCTGGCCCGCGAGGAGCGGGTGCATGCGATCCTCGGCGCTGTCGAAGCGGCGACGAAGGTGAACGACGGCGCGCTGGAGGAGAAGCGCGTCATGGAAGCCCTCTTCAAGGGTGAGGCACCCCAGCAGGCCGTGGACGACCTGCAGATCGTTTCCCTGGACGACAGCGCAGCCCCCGTGGACCTGCCTCTCGCTCAGCAGCTGAACGCCGAGTTCGGCGCGGAGGGCGATCCGTACGACGACTCGACGACGTTCGGCTTCGACGAGGACTACGAGGCGGACGCGGGCTTCGACTTCGACGACGCCCCGGACGAGACGGACTTCCCGGACGCGACGGCGGCGGACGAGGCCCGAGCAGCACCGGCCGCGGACGGCGGCCACACCCCCCTCCGCGTCGTCGAAGAGCTGCGCCTGTTCACCGACCGCCGCGACTACGTTCTCGCCGGCCTGGAGGAACTCGCCGACCTGGAGCCGTTCCGCCTGGACACCACCGTGAACGGTACGGACCTGAGCTTCGACACCCCCGAGGATCTCGCCGACCGGCTCGACGTCCTGCCTCCCGGCTATCTGCGCGACCACGGCATCACGCGCCGCGTGAAGCTCACCTTCAGCCGCGAGGACGCGGCCGACTCCCTGCGGCGGGCCCGGGAGGACCTCGACTCCCCGTCGCTGTGGCCGGACGCCCACTACGTCGGTGAGCTGCACCCCGTCCTGGAGTGGATCACCGACAAGGTCCTGGTGCAGCTGGGCCGCCAGCAGGCGCCCGTGATCCAGGTGAACCGCAGCGCCCGCGTACCGGAGCCGGTCCTTCTCACCCAGGGCGTGTGGTCCAACCAGGACGGCCGCCCGACGGTCGTGACCTGGCTGGCCGTCGACCGGTTGGACCGGGACGGTGAGGAGCCCCGGGTGCGGGAACTGACCCGGCCGCTCCTCGCTGAGCTCGGCCTGCGCCCTGACATGCCGGACCACTTTGCTCAGGGTGACCCGGCGGCGCTCCAGCACCACGTCCCGGCGGCCGTGGCCGCCACCCGTCGTGAGATGGACCGGCTGCGGGCCGAGGCGGAGAAGCACATCGACCGTCCGCTGCGGGAGTACGAGACGGAGGTCGGCCGCTGGCTGGAGCAGCCGCTGCCCGGCTTCAGCGGCGGACGCACCGCCCGCGAACGGGCCGCCGAGAACCTCGAGAAGGCCGCGACGCGGCTGCGCACGACCGGCGACCCGATGATCAGGGTCCTGGCCGCCCTGGAGCCCAGCTCATGA